From a single bacterium genomic region:
- a CDS encoding TIGR00282 family metallophosphoesterase, giving the protein MRILFISDVMGKPGRWIISQMLRDFKAEKRIDYTICNVENAAGGFGVTREMSRKMFSYGIDMQTSGNHIWDREEIRDYLNGGPKLLRPANFPSGAPGSGLYIDKLADGRTIATINLQGRVYMKDIDCPFKTADGELAVLNKQTNIVFVDFHAETTSEKQALAYYLDGRVSVVVGTHTHIQTADEKILPNGTAYITDGGMTGPHDSIIGMKHDAAIKRFLTGMPYKFSVAMDDVKMQGIIAEVDDQTGKAISIERYSLNAPDGTNASLSDDKEP; this is encoded by the coding sequence TTGCGGATACTCTTTATAAGCGATGTCATGGGCAAACCTGGGAGATGGATCATCTCCCAGATGCTCCGTGACTTCAAAGCCGAAAAACGGATCGACTATACAATCTGCAACGTTGAAAACGCAGCCGGGGGATTCGGTGTAACACGAGAAATGTCGAGAAAGATGTTTTCGTACGGCATCGACATGCAAACCTCAGGCAACCACATTTGGGATCGCGAAGAAATCCGCGACTACCTCAATGGAGGACCAAAACTCCTTAGACCTGCGAACTTTCCTTCGGGAGCACCGGGTAGCGGACTTTACATCGACAAGCTCGCCGATGGTCGCACAATAGCGACAATCAATCTACAGGGTCGTGTCTATATGAAAGACATAGACTGTCCGTTCAAGACTGCGGATGGTGAACTTGCGGTACTCAACAAACAGACCAATATTGTGTTCGTCGACTTTCATGCCGAGACCACGTCGGAGAAGCAGGCGTTGGCCTATTATCTTGATGGCCGGGTGTCGGTAGTAGTCGGCACACATACGCATATCCAAACAGCAGACGAAAAAATCTTGCCGAACGGTACAGCCTACATCACGGATGGTGGAATGACCGGACCGCATGATTCGATCATCGGCATGAAACACGATGCGGCGATTAAGCGCTTCTTGACGGGGATGCCATATAAATTCTCAGTAGCGATGGATGATGTCAAGATGCAGGGAATCATCGCCGAGGTGGATGACCAAACGGGCAAGGCAATCAGCATCGAGCGGTACTCTTTGAACGCCCCGGACGGAACCAACGCCTCGCTTTCTGATGACAAGGAACCATGA
- a CDS encoding phenylalanine--tRNA ligase subunit beta, translating to MQVSYNWLKELVEFDLDPQQLAAKLTSIGTAVESVESLAANLENVVVGKIVTCDPHPSKDNLKICKVELGRDIQLTVVCGAPNVRIGMKAPLALPGAVLAGNVTVQSIEKYGVISEGVLCSQSELGLSDDHSGLMEIDPAIKSGADLTTALNLEDHILSFDLTPNRADCLSAFGIAREVSAVTGSPIKRPVVEIKETAEQAVSQVEIEIEDSEGCPRYAARMIRGIKIGRSPWWIQQRLLASGIRCINNIVDITNYVMLECGQPLHAFDFDNFSQPKVVVRRAKGEEKFTTLDGVERKLSEDVLLITDGKAPVAIGGIMGGQFSEVSDKTTNILLEGAYFNSSMIRRGRKHLGLTSEAQTRFERGADPNVIQFALDRAASLMEKYAGGKVSTGMVDSYPNKIEPLKLELRPSRVNQLLKTEMSSPTMIDILKGLEFKVAPGKNVTVEIPTFRPDITREIDIVEEIARIYGYDKIPVIMRAGGNLVVARSAEESFTRHLKQSMIGQGYFEVVTNSIGDPKLITMLDPNAKAVEILNPISEDLKWLRPSLLPGLLGVVSQNVSHQVRTVKVFEIGTVMSSQGTDAPLESKRIGLAFSGTDIGENWAFHPQEFGLHDLQGIVEVIGDSLRHKIQIAPAVNPIFDQACSFEITINGDLIGRCGKVASNILKAYSIKSDVFVAELDFEKLAHQSSGSGTYVGIPRFPAIERDIAVVIDEQVQSGSVVKVINQSADENLRKVIVWDVYRGKQVPMGKKSIAYRLIFQNESKTLTDSEIDNVFNKIVDSLRREFGAELRS from the coding sequence ATGCAAGTATCATATAACTGGCTAAAAGAACTTGTCGAGTTTGATCTCGACCCGCAGCAGTTGGCGGCTAAACTGACTTCAATTGGAACGGCCGTTGAAAGTGTCGAATCATTGGCGGCCAATCTTGAGAATGTTGTCGTTGGCAAGATTGTGACCTGTGACCCGCATCCAAGCAAAGACAATCTGAAGATTTGCAAAGTCGAGTTGGGTCGCGATATACAACTGACGGTCGTGTGTGGCGCACCAAATGTACGAATCGGCATGAAAGCACCCTTGGCATTACCGGGTGCAGTTCTTGCCGGCAATGTAACGGTGCAGAGTATTGAGAAATACGGTGTGATTTCGGAAGGTGTGTTGTGCAGTCAATCTGAACTTGGTCTTTCCGATGATCATTCTGGACTTATGGAGATTGATCCCGCAATAAAGTCAGGTGCCGACTTGACGACAGCATTAAATCTTGAAGATCACATTCTTAGTTTTGACTTGACTCCCAATCGAGCCGACTGTCTCTCTGCATTTGGAATTGCAAGGGAAGTGTCTGCCGTAACCGGCTCACCAATTAAGCGGCCGGTCGTCGAAATAAAGGAGACAGCCGAGCAAGCTGTGTCACAAGTTGAAATTGAGATTGAAGATTCCGAAGGCTGTCCACGCTATGCAGCACGAATGATTCGTGGAATTAAGATTGGTCGATCACCCTGGTGGATTCAGCAGCGGTTACTGGCGTCAGGTATCCGCTGTATCAATAACATCGTCGACATTACAAATTATGTAATGCTTGAGTGCGGACAACCGCTTCACGCCTTCGATTTTGACAATTTCTCACAACCCAAAGTCGTAGTAAGGCGCGCAAAAGGTGAAGAAAAGTTCACTACACTAGACGGAGTTGAACGCAAGCTAAGCGAGGATGTGCTTCTGATCACAGACGGCAAAGCCCCAGTCGCGATCGGGGGAATCATGGGCGGACAATTCTCGGAAGTCTCCGACAAGACCACCAACATCCTTCTTGAAGGCGCCTACTTCAATTCGTCTATGATTCGACGCGGTCGCAAGCATCTTGGATTGACATCCGAAGCCCAAACGCGATTCGAACGCGGTGCAGACCCGAATGTGATTCAATTTGCACTCGACAGAGCAGCTTCGCTAATGGAGAAATATGCGGGCGGGAAAGTATCTACCGGTATGGTTGACAGCTATCCGAACAAGATCGAACCGCTGAAACTCGAACTGAGACCATCGCGCGTAAATCAACTGCTCAAGACCGAAATGAGCTCGCCGACAATGATTGATATTTTGAAGGGTCTTGAGTTCAAAGTCGCTCCCGGCAAGAATGTCACTGTAGAGATTCCGACATTTCGTCCTGACATTACCCGCGAGATCGATATTGTTGAAGAAATTGCCAGAATCTATGGCTACGATAAAATTCCTGTAATTATGCGAGCCGGTGGCAATCTCGTAGTTGCTCGCAGTGCCGAAGAGAGCTTTACTCGACACTTAAAGCAATCCATGATAGGGCAGGGCTACTTCGAGGTCGTAACCAACAGCATAGGCGATCCCAAACTCATCACAATGCTGGATCCGAATGCCAAGGCGGTCGAAATCCTCAACCCCATTTCTGAGGATCTCAAGTGGCTGCGACCGAGCCTACTTCCTGGATTGCTTGGGGTCGTATCTCAGAATGTCAGTCATCAGGTACGGACTGTCAAAGTCTTTGAGATTGGTACAGTGATGTCGAGTCAGGGAACGGATGCTCCGCTTGAAAGCAAACGCATAGGTTTGGCGTTTTCAGGGACTGACATCGGCGAAAACTGGGCATTTCATCCCCAGGAGTTTGGACTTCACGACCTCCAGGGAATCGTCGAAGTTATTGGCGATTCACTCCGCCATAAAATCCAGATTGCTCCAGCGGTCAATCCAATCTTCGATCAAGCCTGTTCATTCGAGATTACGATCAATGGAGATTTGATCGGTCGCTGCGGTAAGGTTGCATCAAACATTCTGAAAGCGTACAGCATCAAATCCGACGTTTTTGTTGCGGAATTGGACTTTGAGAAGTTGGCCCACCAAAGCAGCGGATCGGGAACTTATGTCGGGATCCCTCGATTTCCGGCCATTGAGCGTGACATCGCGGTAGTCATAGATGAGCAGGTCCAGAGCGGTTCTGTCGTTAAAGTGATTAATCAATCAGCGGACGAAAACCTAAGAAAGGTAATCGTTTGGGATGTTTATCGGGGCAAGCAAGTTCCAATGGGCAAGAAGTCGATTGCTTACCGACTTATTTTTCAGAATGAAAGTAAAACTTTAACAGACAGTGAGATTGATAACGTATTTAATAAGATAGTAGACTCGCTTCGACGCGAGTTTGGCGCGGAGCTTCGTTCATAG
- a CDS encoding c-type cytochrome, protein MDSRSAIKLWSIRSYVIAAFCAVTVVIMPAIGEAQQRQQPKPTNLQVLDSTISHDELIDQMGKFTNALGVGCDFCHSPSKDPNSRDMDFASDAKKEKLVARAMMKMTRDINGTYLANATGLEAPLVAVECMTCHRGQTEPIQLTDLLSKALAEKGMAAADSTYRELREQYYGSATFDFSEGVLVHLAYDISEEDSKNALSLLKLNQEFNPKSSFNQWAMGQLYLSTGDTTQAITEYKRALELDPKNRRAKRGLEALGVKTE, encoded by the coding sequence ATGGACTCCCGTTCGGCAATCAAATTATGGTCTATTCGGAGCTACGTTATCGCAGCATTCTGTGCTGTGACAGTCGTTATCATGCCTGCCATAGGCGAGGCACAGCAGCGCCAGCAGCCTAAACCGACCAATCTGCAGGTGTTGGACAGCACGATATCGCACGATGAACTTATTGATCAGATGGGCAAGTTCACGAACGCGCTGGGAGTGGGCTGCGATTTTTGCCATTCTCCCAGCAAGGATCCCAACAGCCGCGACATGGATTTTGCCTCGGATGCCAAGAAAGAAAAGCTGGTTGCCCGTGCTATGATGAAGATGACCAGAGATATCAACGGAACGTATTTGGCAAATGCCACCGGACTCGAAGCTCCATTAGTGGCAGTCGAATGCATGACTTGCCATCGGGGTCAGACTGAGCCAATACAGCTTACAGATCTGCTTTCCAAGGCTCTGGCTGAGAAGGGCATGGCTGCTGCTGATTCGACCTATCGTGAACTGAGGGAACAATACTACGGCAGTGCGACATTTGACTTCAGTGAAGGAGTCCTGGTGCATCTTGCCTATGACATATCTGAGGAAGACAGCAAAAATGCGCTAAGTCTCTTGAAACTGAATCAGGAGTTCAATCCGAAGTCGTCATTCAATCAGTGGGCGATGGGGCAATTGTACTTATCGACCGGGGATACCACCCAGGCGATAACCGAATACAAACGTGCTCTGGAGCTTGATCCGAAGAACCGACGCGCCAAGCGCGGACTTGAAGCTCTCGGAGTGAAGACGGAGTAG
- a CDS encoding cysteine synthase family protein, whose translation MIEYSESILDLIGNTPLVRIPSGVTGCRATVLAKLETANPAGSVKDRMAKYVINAEERRGNIKRGDTIIDATSGNTGVAAAMVAAAKGYKAIFTVPTSTSDEKINLIKSFGAKVIITPCEVASDDPRCHYAIAQRLAKEHGYYWLNQFDNQLNPEAHYSSTGPEIWRQTAGRVTHLFAGVGTGGTISGTGRFLKEQNPAIKVYGVEPHGSMFKNIHENRPLQAALAHKVEGIGTDRPVAAFHSKWIDQIIQIDDAVAFQATRLLSRALGLSVGGSTGAIYAAINQFSATLDKDDVVVFFVCDGGIRYMTKVFSDEWMKQNNFEVNEEPSLNAILE comes from the coding sequence ATGATTGAATATTCTGAATCGATTCTTGATCTAATTGGCAACACGCCCTTGGTACGGATTCCGTCCGGCGTCACCGGTTGTCGTGCCACTGTCCTCGCTAAACTTGAAACTGCAAACCCGGCCGGTTCCGTCAAGGACAGAATGGCAAAGTACGTAATCAACGCCGAAGAACGTCGTGGAAACATCAAGAGGGGCGACACAATCATTGATGCGACTTCCGGAAACACTGGTGTTGCCGCAGCTATGGTCGCTGCCGCCAAAGGCTATAAAGCTATCTTCACCGTCCCGACATCGACATCTGATGAGAAGATCAATTTGATTAAGTCATTTGGTGCGAAGGTGATCATTACCCCCTGCGAAGTCGCTTCAGACGATCCGCGCTGCCATTATGCTATTGCACAACGCTTGGCCAAAGAACACGGCTACTATTGGCTAAATCAATTCGACAACCAGCTCAATCCGGAAGCTCACTACAGCAGCACCGGTCCAGAAATCTGGCGTCAAACTGCAGGCCGTGTAACACACCTTTTTGCCGGCGTCGGCACTGGTGGAACCATTTCGGGAACGGGTAGATTCCTGAAGGAACAAAATCCGGCTATCAAAGTATATGGTGTGGAGCCGCACGGGTCGATGTTCAAAAACATACACGAAAATCGACCATTGCAGGCCGCACTTGCGCACAAAGTCGAAGGAATTGGAACTGATCGGCCGGTGGCCGCCTTCCATTCCAAGTGGATTGACCAGATCATCCAGATAGATGATGCGGTCGCCTTCCAAGCGACTCGACTCTTGAGCCGAGCCCTTGGCTTGTCTGTCGGCGGTTCGACAGGTGCAATCTATGCCGCCATCAATCAATTTTCCGCGACACTCGATAAAGACGATGTTGTCGTTTTCTTCGTGTGCGATGGCGGAATTAGATATATGACCAAGGTCTTCTCTGATGAGTGGATGAAGCAAAACAACTTCGAAGTAAACGAGGAGCCATCTCTAAATGCGATTCTTGAATAA
- a CDS encoding DUF1573 domain-containing protein, with product MRFLNNLSIAASTILMSLTIASSSIFAQVSKGPQPRIEVSSDYFYFGYMPINAIVQHVYWVRNTGNDTLRIVTVKPGCGCTTAPISKDAIAPGDSANLKVIFDSKNMTGKMVKDIDIFSNDPNKQSIAVKFFAVVNREHDFVRAEPNVLRFSKFGSKDGKMIKTFEVLNNFSTDIEVSLIELPAANFKIDKKNVKVRPGEKAQFTIEQLQSVTDEADVLTSVTFEFVGDETDRITIPLVAHLQQ from the coding sequence ATGCGATTCTTGAATAATCTGTCAATAGCAGCTTCAACGATTTTGATGTCGCTAACTATCGCTTCAAGTTCGATCTTTGCGCAGGTATCGAAGGGGCCACAGCCGCGCATTGAAGTCTCCAGCGATTACTTCTACTTCGGCTATATGCCGATCAATGCGATTGTACAGCACGTGTATTGGGTCCGCAACACAGGCAACGACACATTGCGTATCGTCACTGTCAAACCGGGCTGTGGATGCACAACTGCCCCTATTTCGAAAGATGCGATTGCTCCCGGAGATTCGGCAAATCTCAAAGTTATCTTCGATTCCAAAAACATGACCGGCAAGATGGTCAAGGATATTGACATCTTCTCGAACGATCCCAACAAGCAATCAATTGCTGTGAAGTTCTTTGCTGTCGTGAATCGCGAACACGACTTTGTTCGCGCCGAGCCAAATGTTCTTAGATTCTCTAAATTTGGATCAAAAGACGGCAAAATGATCAAGACGTTCGAAGTCCTAAATAACTTTTCGACTGACATCGAGGTCAGTTTGATTGAGCTTCCGGCCGCTAACTTCAAGATTGACAAGAAGAATGTCAAGGTACGCCCCGGTGAAAAGGCTCAATTCACTATAGAGCAACTCCAGTCGGTGACCGATGAAGCGGACGTCCTTACTTCAGTGACTTTCGAATTTGTCGGCGATGAAACGGACCGGATTACTATTCCTCTGGTAGCGCACCTGCAACAATAG
- a CDS encoding glycosyltransferase family 39 protein, whose amino-acid sequence MKAPQFILRHQFVSVLVVAIVLRLLAVLFAQGYMAHDDHFETVEIAWSWHQEGMFLEDGTLRWEGKPDYGVLRSAVYNMFNLGLMKATAWFGIEQLNAHMFFNRLVHALLSLLPVIFGYRYLKEETDERTALTGGLLLAGHFLMPYLGVRNLTEMVAGNLLLPGLYYAHRSLKTISNTSRDAVVAGVLCGFAIMIRYQAAAAVVAVPVAMFLTNRRWKISLVFCTTLAAMILFQACLDTYTHGYFWGSFRNMVGNLGEPTIPGPWYRYILLLLGIMIPPFSLVFVGSIFRMKVLKRHLVLIAALVSFVVIHSFIAEKQERFMATILPLLMIAGTVGMYESVRQNSWFANAKKLRFGLWTWFVVINVIGLAVFTFNFGKRGAIEPMVYLSQQPDADRILIDATERRLFIPYSYWNYDRSGAVALFQTGDLDSAILSGKLSPANPPRYAVIFTDNNLELHLEQLQQRLGKYEIVFHGEPSLVDALANKLNPKYNRRNESWVVRLVE is encoded by the coding sequence ATGAAAGCTCCTCAATTTATTCTCCGACACCAGTTTGTCAGCGTCTTAGTCGTTGCGATTGTTTTGCGCTTGCTCGCAGTACTTTTTGCCCAGGGCTATATGGCGCATGACGACCACTTTGAAACAGTCGAGATTGCGTGGAGCTGGCATCAAGAGGGGATGTTTCTTGAAGATGGCACGCTGCGGTGGGAAGGCAAGCCGGACTACGGAGTATTGCGCAGCGCAGTCTACAATATGTTCAATCTCGGACTCATGAAAGCGACAGCATGGTTTGGCATCGAACAACTCAATGCACATATGTTCTTCAATCGCCTCGTACATGCGCTGCTCTCGCTGCTACCGGTAATTTTCGGCTATCGATATCTCAAGGAGGAGACAGACGAGCGCACAGCGTTGACTGGTGGGCTATTGTTGGCCGGGCATTTCCTCATGCCGTATCTGGGCGTGCGCAATCTGACCGAGATGGTAGCGGGAAATCTGCTTCTGCCGGGATTGTACTATGCTCATCGATCTCTCAAGACAATCTCTAACACAAGTCGGGACGCCGTAGTTGCCGGTGTGCTGTGCGGATTTGCGATTATGATCCGCTATCAAGCGGCGGCGGCGGTTGTCGCTGTACCTGTGGCGATGTTCCTGACGAATCGGCGATGGAAGATATCACTCGTATTCTGCACGACTCTGGCGGCAATGATCCTATTCCAGGCCTGCCTCGATACTTATACTCACGGATACTTCTGGGGTAGCTTCCGAAATATGGTTGGTAATCTCGGCGAGCCGACTATCCCGGGTCCGTGGTATCGTTACATTCTGCTGTTGTTGGGTATTATGATTCCGCCGTTTTCGCTGGTATTCGTCGGCAGCATCTTCCGAATGAAGGTACTCAAGAGGCACCTTGTGTTGATAGCTGCTTTGGTGAGCTTTGTGGTCATTCATAGTTTCATCGCGGAGAAACAGGAACGTTTTATGGCGACGATTTTACCGTTGCTGATGATTGCAGGAACGGTCGGAATGTATGAGTCGGTGAGGCAGAATTCTTGGTTTGCCAACGCCAAGAAATTGCGATTCGGACTTTGGACTTGGTTCGTGGTCATCAATGTGATCGGTCTAGCGGTGTTCACTTTCAACTTTGGCAAACGGGGGGCGATTGAGCCAATGGTGTATCTATCACAGCAACCTGATGCCGACAGAATCCTAATAGATGCGACGGAACGGCGGCTATTCATACCTTACAGTTATTGGAATTATGACAGATCAGGAGCAGTAGCATTGTTTCAAACGGGGGATCTTGATTCAGCGATACTAAGTGGCAAGCTCAGCCCAGCAAACCCACCGCGCTATGCGGTTATATTCACGGACAACAATCTGGAACTGCACTTGGAGCAGCTGCAACAGAGGTTAGGAAAGTACGAGATTGTTTTTCACGGAGAACCGTCGCTTGTTGATGCTCTGGCAAACAAGCTCAATCCTAAGTACAATCGCCGTAACGAATCGTGGGTGGTTAGGCTGGTAGAATAG
- the folD gene encoding bifunctional methylenetetrahydrofolate dehydrogenase/methenyltetrahydrofolate cyclohydrolase FolD → MSAQIIDGNETSKQIKDELKLEVEALAKQGIVPGLAAVLVGNDAASEIYVTSKAKNCKKVGIYSEVIKRPAETTQQELYELLDSLNQNPKISGILLQSPIPKHLDEFAACLRIDPIKDVDGFHPDNVGRLLIGEPRYQSCTPFGVIELLKRYKIEMKGKEVVIVGRSNIVGKPLAAMMMQKWPATNATVTICHSATRDIFAHTKRADVVVTALGKPEFLRGENLKDGAVVIDVGINRVEDASVEKGYRVVGDCHFESCAAKASWITPVPGGVGPMTIAMLLTNTVMAARLQAEALGTN, encoded by the coding sequence ATGAGCGCGCAGATTATTGACGGCAACGAGACATCCAAACAAATCAAGGATGAGCTTAAGCTCGAAGTTGAAGCCTTGGCCAAGCAGGGAATCGTTCCGGGCTTAGCCGCTGTGTTGGTCGGGAATGACGCTGCATCTGAGATTTACGTAACCTCAAAAGCAAAGAACTGCAAGAAGGTTGGAATCTACTCCGAAGTCATTAAACGACCGGCCGAGACTACTCAACAAGAGCTTTACGAACTCTTGGATTCGCTAAATCAAAATCCGAAAATTTCTGGCATATTGCTCCAGTCCCCAATTCCAAAGCATCTTGATGAGTTCGCTGCGTGTTTGCGGATCGATCCTATCAAAGACGTCGATGGTTTTCACCCGGATAATGTGGGGCGACTGTTAATCGGTGAGCCGCGTTACCAGTCATGCACACCGTTTGGCGTGATCGAGTTATTGAAGCGTTACAAGATTGAGATGAAGGGGAAAGAGGTCGTCATTGTGGGGCGCTCCAACATAGTCGGAAAGCCGCTCGCTGCAATGATGATGCAAAAATGGCCGGCTACCAATGCCACCGTTACAATCTGCCACTCTGCGACCCGCGACATATTTGCACACACCAAGCGCGCCGATGTTGTTGTCACTGCACTCGGCAAGCCGGAATTCCTGCGCGGAGAGAATCTCAAGGATGGGGCAGTTGTCATCGATGTCGGAATAAACCGTGTCGAAGACGCCAGCGTTGAAAAGGGCTACCGTGTTGTCGGCGATTGTCATTTTGAATCGTGTGCCGCGAAGGCGTCCTGGATTACGCCGGTACCGGGAGGTGTCGGTCCGATGACAATCGCAATGCTGCTGACCAACACAGTGATGGCGGCACGGCTTCAAGCTGAAGCTTTGGGTACAAATTAG
- the rny gene encoding ribonuclease Y, producing the protein MSEYYLLIIGIVGAAIIAVVVTYLLASKASFGRIKRAENEAKKIVEDALRDAEIKKKEALLEAKDEWYKAKVSFERELQNKKTEFQKQEKKLSERELNLDRKVDILDKKEKDYVNKEKVLQHRETGIGKREKELEQLVADQNKQLERIAQMSAEEAKKVLMDNLIGQAKMESAALVKEIKERAEMQAEKEAKEFIIQAIYLCAAEHTVESTVSVVPLPTDEMKGRIIGRECRNIRSFETLTGVDVIVDDTPEAVILSAYDPVRREIARMALEKLVTDGRIHPTRIEEVVEKAQKEMAIMVREAGEQACFELGLHGLHDDVINLMGKLNYRTSYGQNVLGHVKEVAMLCALMASELGLDPELAKRAGFLHDIGKAIDRETEGTHTQIGMAFLRKYNEHEYVINAVGSHHNDIPHISPYDVLVQAADAISGAPLGARREPLEGYIKRLEKLEELADGFKGVAKAYAIQAGREVRVIVENNEIDDIGASVLASDIARKIESEMEYPGQIKVTVIRESRSIEYAK; encoded by the coding sequence ATGTCGGAATACTACCTCCTCATCATTGGGATAGTTGGCGCTGCCATTATTGCAGTCGTTGTCACCTATCTGCTGGCGAGTAAGGCATCCTTCGGCAGAATCAAGCGCGCCGAGAATGAGGCGAAGAAGATTGTCGAGGACGCTCTCAGAGACGCGGAGATCAAGAAAAAAGAAGCATTGCTGGAAGCCAAAGACGAATGGTACAAGGCTAAAGTCTCTTTTGAACGTGAACTCCAAAACAAGAAGACCGAGTTTCAAAAACAAGAGAAGAAGCTTTCGGAAAGGGAACTCAATCTCGATCGGAAAGTGGACATTCTCGATAAGAAAGAAAAAGACTACGTCAACAAAGAAAAGGTCCTTCAGCATCGTGAGACTGGAATTGGGAAGCGAGAGAAGGAGCTTGAACAGCTTGTCGCGGATCAAAATAAGCAGTTAGAGCGCATTGCTCAAATGTCCGCGGAAGAAGCCAAGAAAGTGTTGATGGACAATCTCATTGGCCAGGCTAAGATGGAATCTGCGGCATTGGTTAAGGAGATCAAGGAGCGGGCAGAAATGCAGGCCGAGAAGGAAGCCAAGGAGTTCATTATCCAGGCAATCTATCTCTGCGCTGCCGAGCACACTGTTGAGTCGACTGTCTCAGTCGTGCCGTTACCGACCGATGAAATGAAAGGTCGTATTATCGGACGCGAATGTCGCAATATTCGCTCTTTTGAGACTCTCACCGGAGTCGATGTCATAGTTGACGATACACCAGAGGCGGTAATTTTGTCGGCTTATGATCCTGTGCGCCGCGAGATTGCGAGAATGGCTCTTGAGAAACTGGTTACTGATGGACGTATCCATCCGACCAGAATCGAAGAAGTCGTTGAAAAAGCGCAGAAGGAAATGGCGATCATGGTCCGCGAAGCCGGCGAGCAAGCTTGCTTTGAGCTTGGACTGCATGGCCTACATGATGACGTAATCAACTTGATGGGCAAACTCAACTATCGAACGAGTTACGGCCAAAATGTGCTTGGACATGTCAAGGAAGTCGCGATGCTTTGTGCATTGATGGCATCAGAGCTTGGCCTCGATCCAGAACTGGCGAAGCGTGCAGGGTTCTTGCACGACATCGGCAAGGCGATTGATCGCGAGACTGAAGGAACACATACCCAGATTGGTATGGCGTTCTTACGCAAGTACAACGAGCACGAGTATGTGATCAATGCCGTTGGTTCGCACCACAACGATATACCGCATATTTCGCCGTACGATGTTCTTGTTCAGGCAGCTGATGCGATTTCTGGCGCGCCTCTTGGCGCCCGTCGTGAACCGCTGGAAGGCTACATCAAGCGGCTTGAGAAGCTTGAAGAGCTGGCGGACGGATTCAAAGGCGTAGCGAAAGCGTACGCCATCCAAGCCGGACGCGAGGTGCGTGTTATCGTCGAGAATAATGAAATCGACGATATCGGTGCTTCAGTTTTGGCGAGTGATATAGCACGCAAGATCGAATCGGAAATGGAATATCCGGGCCAGATCAAGGTTACAGTCATCCGCGAATCGCGTTCTATCGAGTACGCGAAGTAG
- a CDS encoding cell division protein ZapA, protein MEDKKQTVTVNIYGEDYPIRGDADSAYIVQVASYLDAKMREVAQRNGNKSASKVAILAAMNITDELFRARRASSAEVKTIEEKTQTILEWLEAKLPSEPSR, encoded by the coding sequence ATGGAAGATAAAAAACAGACTGTGACGGTTAACATTTACGGCGAGGATTATCCGATTCGGGGGGATGCTGATTCTGCATATATTGTTCAGGTTGCATCCTATCTCGACGCAAAGATGCGCGAAGTCGCACAGCGTAACGGCAATAAGTCTGCGTCGAAAGTTGCCATTTTGGCAGCAATGAACATAACCGATGAGTTGTTTCGGGCGCGTCGCGCCTCTTCTGCAGAAGTGAAGACTATTGAGGAAAAGACGCAGACTATTTTAGAGTGGCTTGAGGCAAAATTGCCCTCCGAGCCGTCGCGTTGA